The Gossypium hirsutum isolate 1008001.06 chromosome D07, Gossypium_hirsutum_v2.1, whole genome shotgun sequence genome includes the window gtttttattCAAGTCACTGAGTtgttaagggttttttttaaatcaagttaTTGAACTCCAAGTGATGATTCAAAGATCAAGTTGATTTGACAATCAATGTTGGAGATCGAAGAAGAAatctatttaaattttggttcatATATTCAAGACGATTAAAGTTGtttcgtgaaaaaaaaaactaaattatagaagaaaaaggaatgagAGCTTCCGATTGGTATAAGTGATGCGATAGAAAAAGtcatacaacaacgattttaatagtttaaagaagatgaagatgaataATCATACAATCTACTAAAAACTTCAAATTAGCCACATTTTTCGTTTCAGGTATATGTATTCAAAGCGCAAAGCCAGTTATAAAGCTCATAGAATCGCCATTCTAATTCGCATGCAGCGAGGCCACGAAAGAACATTCTCAAGCCTCCAAAAATCAAGTCGAACGAACGAGCAAACATGGTATTATCTACGAAGCAATACCAAAGAGACATATCGAGAACTAAACCTGAATAGGTGGACCAACATATACTCCTGGCTGCATGTATAGATCATCCGGCGTTTCCGTCTCCGCAAGCCATGCATAGTCCTCTTCCTTTCCATTGCTTATCTGAGCTCCATTTCCTGCAGAATCACATAACACATCGTCATCGTTTCGCTTTTACCAAATTCCATGCAGAACAATAGAAGggcaacaacaacaaaattaaggaTCGACTTGCCCGAGGTTGAAAACGGATAGTCGATGTAATAAGTGCACTTTCTACCGAGATCCTCTCTATAAGGCGGAGCAAGTACATCAAGGACGGCACAAGGGGACACTGCAGTGAAACAATGCAGATTGCCCCCACTTTTTGGGTACAACACAGAGGTCCGGCATGGTGCGGTAAAAACTTTATCCATCACCAACCTTGCTAACCTTACTGCCGAAAAAGAAATTCTGTAACAAGTTTCTAAACtaaaagaaacagaatcatacTGGGTGACATGAATCAATGAAACATCTCCAACCATTTAAATTCAAGAATCATTAAGAGTGATTGCTAGTTTTGATGGAAGATTCATACAAAACAGCAGAACTAAAATCGCCTCACTGCCAACAAATCGGATTAACTTTTACGTATAAAAAGTAGATTAAAACCAAACCTTGAGGGCAACCTGGCTCCGTGCTTTCCCTAATACATGTTGGTTCAATCCAGTCATAAGACTTCACATGCAGAGATCCGTAAAGAACTTTGCTGAATACAGTCATCTCGGGATGGTCGTGTAGTGGAATAACTGAAGAAGTAGGAAAGCAGAATATACACATCTGCATAGAATGTCATTTGTTAAACAACTCGGAATAAGATACTAGAACCTTGAGAGGATGATCTTTTTGGCCATATTTCCGATGAACCCTGTTCACAGCTTCTCAAGAGCAGTATGTAGTGATGATGCAGTATGATCAATACCTCTGAAAGATGCCTTCGGTTGCTCCGAGTATAGGGAAATAAATACAATTTAAAGCTTTTCAATCTAGGGAactaaaaatgataaagaaaTGAACTCGAACCTTATGGACACGATAGAAAGAAGCATAAAACGCTTGAAATGGTAAACACTGAACCTAAAAGATTTATCCCAATGagaatataaaaacataaagagATGAGCGCGAAATCATATGTGTAGATCAGATAAGGCTCACCGTAAAACCATCACATTCGTGAATGTGCAAATATGTAATAGGTTGAGTACACCGAGCTACACGTCCATGCCCTTCATCATCAATAGGATTTCCCTCTTTAAGTCCAACATCAGCAGGGGTAAACGTGTCTGTAAAACAGTACATCGAGCTCACAACCTATTCGATTTTTATAATCAAAACAATGCTTCGTGCTTCCGTTTTCCAGCTATTGTATGAAGCAGCTTTTAGGGAAGCAAAGGATTAAAAGTATCTAATGTTGACATGAACATAAAATTCACTCCATAATAAGTTGCTATACAATTAGAATTAACACACATCCCTCCATTCTTAACCGGAATTCAAGATGGAATCGGTGATTATACTAGACGATGAGCAATCATAACTCATCCCTCCATTCATCTTTGTCAATCTGCAATTACATTGATCTCAACGCTAACCTTAAAAAACATTTCTCTAACATGTATAACATGGCAGTACTCTTCTTAAAAGACACATCGAAGCATGACAGATATTCgaaatatataagtaaaaaaac containing:
- the LOC107953359 gene encoding plant cysteine oxidase 3; this translates as MVFLQKQFYPLCIIFQMTMNTTSPKVQLLYDLCKTTFSNSGLSSSASSQSIQILCSLLDTFTPADVGLKEGNPIDDEGHGRVARCTQPITYLHIHECDGFTMCIFCFPTSSVIPLHDHPEMTVFSKVLYGSLHVKSYDWIEPTCIRESTEPGCPQVRLARLVMDKVFTAPCRTSVLYPKSGGNLHCFTAVSPCAVLDVLAPPYREDLGRKCTYYIDYPFSTSGNGAQISNGKEEDYAWLAETETPDDLYMQPGVYVGPPIQV